In Verrucomicrobiia bacterium, one genomic interval encodes:
- a CDS encoding ATPase, T2SS/T4P/T4SS family, translating into MPPVNKPFGERIADAMIEDGLLTSAQVDELLAKQKKEGKRFLNLVIDEKLVTDQDLVVCMGRVLNTPPVNLARVGIEKDVADLVPVDMARNHKVVPVSRLGNKLYLAMADPLNVLAKDDVKRVTKMEVAPLIAPEKAILDKIAAIESGKGATLAEIVSQTAEAAEAEVAEDAESLEVAKETQEEISLDQMAESGSEAPVIKLANIILVQAIKDRVSDIHIEPFEKMVKLRYRIDGALIEQPPIAKAMQIPLTSRIKIMSNLDIAERRLPQDGRMRVKVGGRDIDLRVSFLPTVHGEKCVLRVLDKSNLSASMDKLGLDEDSFRRLKAAVDAPHGLILVTGPTGSGKTTTLYSCLNELNNPDYNIVTVEDPVEFQIPGINQVPVKKEIGLTFAAALRSILRQDPDIVMIGEIRDEETAEIAVEAALTGHQVLSTMHCNDAPGAIARLDDMGIAPFLISSSVILSCAQRLMRRICNVCKEKVEYPPRMFQDLGIAPDFFAGVDLYRGRGCDRCKNTGYSGRCAIIEIMTVTDEIRKLIIKRASSMEVAKVAMEQGMRSLRQVALDKVRAGISTLEQTLVVTAAH; encoded by the coding sequence ATGCCACCGGTCAACAAGCCCTTTGGCGAACGCATCGCCGATGCCATGATCGAAGATGGCCTGCTGACCAGCGCGCAGGTGGATGAGTTGCTGGCCAAGCAGAAAAAGGAGGGCAAACGCTTCCTCAACCTGGTGATTGACGAAAAACTGGTCACCGACCAGGACCTGGTAGTTTGCATGGGCCGCGTGTTGAACACCCCACCGGTCAATCTGGCGCGGGTGGGCATCGAGAAGGACGTGGCCGACCTGGTGCCGGTGGACATGGCCCGCAATCACAAGGTGGTGCCGGTTTCCCGCCTGGGCAACAAGCTCTACCTGGCCATGGCCGACCCCCTCAACGTGCTGGCCAAGGACGATGTCAAGCGCGTCACCAAAATGGAGGTGGCCCCGCTGATTGCGCCGGAAAAGGCCATTCTCGACAAAATCGCGGCCATCGAGTCCGGCAAAGGCGCCACTCTGGCGGAAATTGTCTCGCAAACCGCTGAGGCGGCTGAGGCCGAGGTGGCCGAGGACGCCGAAAGCCTGGAGGTGGCCAAGGAGACCCAGGAGGAGATCTCGCTGGATCAGATGGCCGAGTCGGGCAGCGAGGCGCCGGTCATCAAGCTGGCCAACATCATTCTGGTGCAGGCCATCAAGGACCGCGTCAGCGACATCCACATCGAGCCGTTCGAGAAGATGGTCAAGCTGCGCTATCGCATTGACGGCGCGCTCATCGAGCAGCCCCCCATTGCCAAGGCGATGCAGATTCCGCTCACCTCGCGCATCAAAATCATGAGCAATCTGGACATCGCCGAGCGCCGCCTGCCGCAGGACGGCCGCATGCGCGTGAAGGTGGGCGGACGTGATATTGACCTGCGCGTTTCCTTCCTGCCCACCGTCCACGGCGAGAAATGCGTGCTGCGCGTGCTCGACAAATCCAATCTTTCCGCGAGCATGGACAAGCTGGGCCTAGACGAGGACAGCTTCCGGCGGCTCAAAGCGGCGGTGGATGCGCCCCACGGATTGATTTTGGTCACCGGCCCCACCGGCTCCGGCAAGACCACCACCCTGTACTCGTGCCTTAACGAGCTTAACAATCCAGACTACAACATCGTAACGGTTGAAGACCCGGTGGAGTTTCAAATCCCGGGCATCAATCAGGTGCCGGTGAAGAAGGAAATTGGCCTCACCTTTGCCGCGGCGCTGCGCTCGATTCTGCGCCAGGACCCGGACATTGTGATGATCGGGGAAATCCGCGACGAGGAAACCGCCGAAATCGCCGTGGAGGCCGCGCTGACCGGGCACCAGGTGCTGAGCACCATGCACTGCAACGATGCACCCGGCGCCATTGCCCGTCTGGATGACATGGGGATTGCCCCATTCCTTATTTCCTCGTCGGTCATTTTGTCCTGTGCGCAGCGCCTGATGCGCCGCATTTGTAACGTGTGCAAGGAAAAGGTGGAATATCCGCCGCGGATGTTCCAGGACTTGGGGATTGCGCCGGACTTCTTTGCGGGGGTGGACTTATACCGGGGCCGCGGATGTGACCGCTGCAAGAACACCGGTTATTCCGGGCGTTGCGCGATTATCGAAATCATGACGGTGACCGACGAAATCCGAAAGCTCATCATCAAACGCGCCAGTTCGATGGAGGTGGCCAAAGTGGCGATGGAACAGGGCATGCGCAGCCTGCGGCAGGTGGCCCTGGACAAGGTACGTGCCGGCATTTCCACCCTCGAGCAAACCCTCGTGGTCACCGCCGCACATTAA
- a CDS encoding tetratricopeptide repeat protein, whose product MNGLTPSEETQLLQTIEMFEVITQSQPHDYQSLEILKEAYSKLGRAKEAVNTAKRIAEAYMQLGQLSSAILEYETILQQYPDDPDVRRALAEIENKAASMTASPMPLEAEAAKPAVARPGAEVKVDDGRDLMYKLFVDGKHITAGDFDLCWVTPAPMPGKIVDPFLQVLHDKNILPLDKSLRLLCDKSGVAFLPLDRYDVDVELARRFPRETCQRWCVLPIDRMSKSLMVATCNPFNKQAAKELTEASKDKDRIIWYISPPQELLRVIKKVFK is encoded by the coding sequence ATGAACGGACTGACACCCAGCGAAGAGACCCAACTGCTGCAGACCATCGAGATGTTCGAGGTCATCACGCAGTCCCAGCCTCATGATTACCAGTCTTTGGAAATCCTGAAAGAGGCGTATTCCAAGCTGGGACGTGCCAAGGAGGCGGTGAACACCGCCAAACGTATTGCCGAGGCGTACATGCAGCTCGGGCAGCTTTCGTCAGCCATTCTCGAGTACGAAACCATTTTACAACAATATCCGGACGACCCGGATGTGCGCCGGGCGCTGGCCGAGATTGAAAACAAGGCCGCCAGCATGACGGCCAGCCCGATGCCGCTGGAGGCGGAGGCCGCCAAACCCGCCGTCGCGCGGCCCGGCGCCGAGGTCAAGGTGGATGACGGCCGGGACCTCATGTACAAGCTGTTTGTGGACGGCAAGCACATCACCGCCGGCGACTTTGATTTGTGCTGGGTCACCCCTGCTCCGATGCCGGGCAAGATTGTGGACCCGTTTTTACAGGTGTTGCACGATAAAAACATCCTGCCGCTGGACAAGTCCCTGCGTCTGCTGTGCGACAAATCGGGGGTGGCGTTTCTGCCGCTGGACCGCTACGACGTGGATGTGGAGCTGGCCCGGAGGTTTCCGCGGGAGACCTGCCAGCGGTGGTGTGTGCTGCCTATTGATAGGATGAGCAAGTCCTTGATGGTGGCCACCTGCAACCCCTTCAACAAACAGGCCGCCAAAGAACTGACTGAGGCCAGCAAGGACAAGGACCGCATCATCTGGTACATCTCGCCGCCGCAGGAACTGCTGCGCGTGATCAAAAAAGTTTTTAAATAA